A genomic window from Gymnodinialimonas ceratoperidinii includes:
- the rarD gene encoding EamA family transporter RarD — MANTSDDTPAGFAYAVSAYALWGGLPIYLKALAHVPAMEIVAHRVIWSLPIIGLLILITGRTADLKAALRSPRMLGMAAITALFVSINWGVYIWAIAHDRALDGALGYYINPLFSVFLGAVLLGERLSRLQWAAVALAALAVLVLTVEEGRLPWVALALMLSWGGYAFCKRKLPIGPNQGFFLEVAILCVPALAYVLWLGATRQGQFLAGDALDTWLLLGCGLVTAIPLILYVNGAKLLRLSTIGILQYIAPTLIFLVAVFLFREPFGPARMIAFPMIWAALVLYSVALFRQSRKVA, encoded by the coding sequence ATGGCCAATACCTCCGACGACACGCCTGCGGGCTTTGCCTATGCGGTCAGCGCCTATGCGCTCTGGGGAGGATTGCCGATCTACCTCAAGGCGCTGGCCCATGTGCCGGCGATGGAAATCGTGGCACATCGGGTGATCTGGTCGCTGCCGATCATCGGGCTCCTGATCCTGATCACCGGCCGCACGGCGGACCTGAAAGCGGCGCTGCGCAGCCCGCGGATGCTCGGCATGGCGGCGATTACGGCGCTATTCGTCTCGATCAACTGGGGCGTCTACATCTGGGCCATCGCCCATGACCGCGCGTTGGACGGGGCGTTGGGCTATTACATCAACCCGCTCTTCAGCGTCTTTCTGGGCGCCGTCCTGCTGGGAGAGCGCCTGAGCCGCCTGCAATGGGCGGCAGTCGCGCTGGCCGCCCTCGCCGTGCTCGTGCTGACCGTCGAAGAGGGTCGCCTGCCCTGGGTGGCGCTCGCGCTGATGCTGAGCTGGGGCGGCTACGCCTTCTGCAAGCGCAAGCTGCCAATCGGCCCGAACCAGGGCTTCTTCCTCGAGGTCGCGATCCTCTGCGTGCCGGCGCTGGCCTACGTGCTCTGGCTCGGCGCGACGAGGCAGGGCCAGTTCCTTGCCGGAGACGCGCTCGACACCTGGCTGCTGCTGGGCTGCGGCCTCGTCACGGCGATCCCGCTGATCCTCTACGTGAACGGCGCCAAGCTGCTGCGGCTGAGCACCATCGGCATCCTGCAATACATCGCGCCGACGCTGATCTTCCTCGTCGCGGTCTTCCTCTTCCGCGAGCCCTTCGGCCCGGCCCGCATGATCGCCTTCCCGATGATCTGGGCGGCCCTGGTGCTCTATTCCGTGGCCCTGTTCCGACAATCCCGAAAGGTCGCATGA
- a CDS encoding ferritin-like domain-containing protein: MPTTVGTESTVADLVKNLLTLEYDAIAAYDSTIERLDNSEYRQQIENFRRDHESHIQELGRIADSLGIEKPVEGDMKQWLTTGKVALADLAGDDAILKAMKTNEDDTVAAYQQTLENDVTDAELRPVAEKGLADERRHRAWMETVQS; encoded by the coding sequence ATGCCAACCACAGTTGGAACCGAATCCACAGTAGCTGATCTCGTTAAAAACCTCCTCACTTTGGAATATGACGCTATCGCGGCTTATGACAGCACCATTGAACGGCTCGACAACTCGGAATATCGCCAACAGATCGAGAATTTCCGGCGAGATCATGAGTCCCATATTCAGGAGCTCGGCCGCATTGCGGATAGCTTGGGCATCGAAAAACCAGTGGAGGGCGACATGAAACAGTGGCTTACCACCGGGAAAGTCGCATTGGCGGACCTCGCCGGCGATGATGCTATTCTGAAAGCGATGAAAACAAACGAGGATGATACCGTCGCTGCTTATCAGCAGACCCTCGAAAATGATGTCACGGATGCGGAATTACGGCCCGTTGCCGAAAAAGGGCTTGCTGACGAACGCCGTCACCGCGCCTGGATGGAAACAGTCCAAAGTTGA
- a CDS encoding manganese catalase family protein gives MFHHSSKLQYNVRVDKPDPQFAKFLQQAIGGVEGEIRVAMQYFFQAMGARGDDKYRDMLMMTATEELSHIEFLGHAVALNLEGAPLTVQEEAAKDPVVNAIMGGANPRHILSSGLSAMPVNSNGVPFDMSHVYATGNLAADMMANVTAESGGRVLASRLYNMTDDTGMKDMLSFLIARDTMHQQQWLAVIEELGGWEAAMPIPNSTPQEHEATEHSYYFLNTSLDEPTPEGRWTSGPSFDGRSEFSKRDKPDPLGQKPSLGKARPHSGTQTEQQK, from the coding sequence ATGTTTCATCATTCAAGCAAACTGCAATATAATGTCCGTGTCGATAAACCCGATCCTCAATTCGCCAAATTTCTCCAGCAGGCAATTGGCGGCGTCGAGGGCGAAATTCGGGTCGCCATGCAGTATTTCTTTCAGGCCATGGGCGCGCGCGGTGACGACAAGTATCGCGACATGCTGATGATGACGGCAACGGAGGAATTGTCTCATATCGAATTTCTCGGCCATGCCGTTGCCCTGAATCTCGAAGGGGCCCCTCTCACCGTGCAGGAAGAGGCCGCGAAAGACCCGGTCGTCAATGCGATCATGGGCGGCGCAAACCCCCGGCACATCCTTTCCTCGGGCCTGTCGGCCATGCCGGTGAACTCCAATGGCGTGCCATTCGACATGAGCCACGTTTACGCCACGGGCAATCTTGCCGCGGACATGATGGCAAACGTGACAGCGGAAAGCGGCGGCCGTGTTCTGGCGTCGCGCCTTTACAACATGACCGACGACACAGGCATGAAGGACATGCTGTCCTTCCTGATCGCCCGCGACACGATGCACCAGCAACAATGGCTCGCAGTGATCGAAGAGTTGGGCGGCTGGGAAGCAGCCATGCCGATCCCCAACAGCACGCCGCAGGAGCATGAAGCGACGGAGCATTCCTACTACTTCCTCAACACATCGCTGGATGAACCCACACCCGAGGGGCGTTGGACGTCCGGTCCTTCGTTCGATGGTCGCAGCGAGTTCTCGAAGCGGGACAAGCCTGATCCGCTGGGACAGAAGCCCAGCCTCGGCAAAGCGCGGCCGCATTCCGGCACCCAGACCGAACAGCAGAAATAA
- a CDS encoding peptidase S41, whose translation MSLIQDLELIERTVLPVDPSFRAIGRDVMARHIDDARCAALAHGKDAFLLSVMRLLALPGNGHTRLIPNDAISVLPLRFVTIEGSVRLLAAPPGLSTAIGGKLLSVNGVPLSEIDRVAEKLLAGTPQRKRVIGPILFAWPGALVHLAAFSGSGTITYQLRDGEGRVRELVPDTAVTIPASVLYPRNEHGKTDAAWVPETFLEMTDFGERGVFLGLPSFFDPGETVLSAAISEATAHVRSRPRAPIFVDVRGNTGGDFLRTMPLIDAISEGAEERRVAVLVDKFTFSAAIVFVAILKHRLGDRLSLIGEEMGDGLTFFAEGGTIELPVSGAAVRYSTAFHDWAGGRIDETTPREIAEEIVAVGTMEVDRRWAAISDDVHSRDRLCREVLDNLKS comes from the coding sequence ATGTCATTGATCCAGGACCTGGAACTGATTGAGAGGACGGTTCTGCCGGTCGACCCGAGTTTCCGGGCCATCGGACGCGACGTGATGGCGCGTCATATCGACGACGCGCGGTGCGCCGCGCTGGCGCACGGTAAGGACGCATTTCTGCTGTCAGTGATGCGCCTTCTGGCGCTTCCCGGGAACGGTCATACGCGCCTTATCCCAAATGATGCGATCTCGGTTCTGCCTCTCAGGTTCGTCACCATCGAGGGCTCTGTCCGACTGCTCGCTGCGCCGCCGGGGCTCTCCACGGCGATTGGCGGTAAATTGCTATCCGTGAACGGTGTGCCTCTCAGCGAGATCGACCGCGTCGCAGAAAAGCTTCTGGCGGGAACGCCGCAGCGTAAACGCGTCATCGGGCCGATCCTCTTCGCCTGGCCCGGCGCTTTGGTCCATTTGGCCGCGTTCTCCGGCAGCGGGACGATCACCTACCAGCTTCGCGACGGGGAGGGACGGGTCCGTGAGCTTGTTCCGGATACGGCCGTGACGATCCCCGCATCGGTGCTCTACCCGCGAAACGAGCATGGCAAAACGGACGCGGCATGGGTGCCTGAGACCTTTCTGGAGATGACAGACTTTGGTGAGCGGGGCGTCTTCCTCGGGCTTCCGAGCTTCTTTGACCCCGGAGAGACTGTCCTGTCGGCTGCGATATCGGAGGCAACGGCCCACGTGAGATCGCGCCCGCGCGCGCCCATCTTCGTCGATGTGCGCGGAAATACGGGAGGCGATTTCCTCCGAACCATGCCCTTGATCGACGCGATTTCGGAAGGGGCCGAGGAGCGCCGGGTCGCGGTGCTGGTCGACAAGTTCACCTTCTCCGCCGCGATCGTTTTCGTCGCGATCCTGAAGCATCGCCTCGGAGACCGGCTCAGCCTCATCGGGGAAGAGATGGGGGACGGCCTGACGTTCTTCGCGGAAGGGGGCACGATCGAGTTGCCCGTCAGCGGCGCGGCAGTTCGATACTCGACGGCCTTCCACGATTGGGCCGGGGGGCGCATCGACGAGACCACCCCGCGCGAGATCGCGGAAGAGATCGTCGCGGTCGGAACAATGGAGGTGGACCGTCGTTGGGCCGCGATTTCAGACGATGTCCATTCGCGGGATCGGTTATGCCGGGAAGTGCTGGATAACCTGAAGTCTTAG
- a CDS encoding response regulator, translating to MQNATPKILHVDDDLDILEISRMALETVGDLAITQCSSGFKAVEIAPEWQPDLFLLDVMMPEIDGIETLQALRKVPGFDETPAIFMTAKSSPDDIEMLMRHGALSVIKKPFDPLTLADEIVELWRNAMKDRAAS from the coding sequence ATGCAGAACGCTACTCCCAAGATCCTCCATGTGGACGATGATCTCGACATTCTGGAAATCTCCCGAATGGCACTGGAAACCGTTGGTGACCTTGCGATCACGCAGTGTTCGTCCGGCTTCAAGGCCGTGGAAATCGCGCCCGAATGGCAGCCGGATCTGTTTCTGCTTGATGTGATGATGCCCGAGATCGATGGCATCGAAACCCTGCAGGCGCTGCGCAAGGTGCCGGGGTTCGACGAGACGCCTGCGATCTTCATGACGGCGAAATCGTCGCCCGATGATATCGAGATGCTCATGCGCCACGGGGCGCTTTCGGTGATCAAGAAGCCGTTCGATCCCCTGACCCTGGCCGACGAGATCGTCGAACTGTGGCGCAACGCCATGAAGGACCGAGCCGCGTCCTGA
- a CDS encoding sensor histidine kinase, with protein MENLKSIWVNRSDWFSSVGREQSIRDYIRLANQLIWKRQASFLAAAILAAFYYDPVTVFACYIIVALTEMMDELLGRRSQSWDGKDPVVGRRILRRIARNTALSAVAISLFSVNIAVQQGEPGHFTPLFFLFSAAVFAAMYNSQMVGILMLRLSIYAVAFLSIAFLDVFRYLPPLESRIWLEFFTIIFVLYFIVDISVKFYTSHQERLEQMELIREENERTKAALEVKSRFLATVSHELRTPLTSIIGSLELIRNEKLGPLPDTVKPAIGIAAKNGHRLAALIEDLLDMQKIEAGEMKFHFNPIDANALVCEAVESTAGFASKLGIQVSTNLCGEDCVIKGDRGRLIQVLSNLLSNALKFSDEGGAVNVKVEVRGSRVRISVHDEGTGIPAGAWDRVFGKFSQVDSSNIRKVGGTGLGLNISKQIVQRHNAVIDYVSELGVGSTFFVEFDRLKDENSPNPVFKPLGKAA; from the coding sequence ATGGAAAACCTGAAATCTATTTGGGTAAACAGGAGCGACTGGTTCAGTTCGGTCGGTCGCGAGCAGAGTATCCGCGACTATATTCGCCTTGCGAACCAGTTGATCTGGAAGCGTCAGGCGAGCTTTCTTGCCGCCGCGATCCTCGCGGCCTTCTACTATGACCCGGTCACTGTTTTCGCCTGCTACATCATCGTCGCGCTGACCGAGATGATGGATGAGCTCCTCGGCCGCCGCTCGCAATCCTGGGATGGCAAGGACCCCGTCGTGGGGCGCCGCATCCTTAGGCGCATCGCCCGCAACACTGCGCTCAGCGCGGTGGCGATCAGTCTTTTCAGCGTCAACATCGCTGTCCAACAGGGCGAGCCCGGCCATTTCACGCCGCTCTTCTTCCTGTTCTCCGCCGCCGTTTTCGCGGCGATGTACAACAGTCAGATGGTCGGCATCCTGATGCTGCGCCTGTCGATCTACGCGGTCGCGTTCCTGAGCATCGCGTTTCTCGATGTCTTCCGCTACCTGCCGCCGCTCGAGTCGCGGATCTGGCTGGAGTTCTTCACCATCATCTTCGTGCTCTACTTCATCGTCGACATCTCGGTGAAGTTCTACACGAGCCACCAGGAACGGCTCGAACAAATGGAGTTGATCCGTGAAGAGAACGAGCGCACGAAAGCCGCGCTGGAGGTCAAGTCGCGCTTCCTCGCCACCGTCAGCCACGAGCTTCGCACGCCCCTCACCTCCATCATCGGCTCGTTGGAGCTGATCCGGAACGAGAAGCTCGGCCCCCTGCCCGACACGGTCAAACCCGCCATCGGGATCGCGGCCAAGAACGGCCATCGCCTTGCCGCCCTGATCGAGGATCTTCTCGACATGCAGAAGATCGAGGCGGGCGAGATGAAATTCCACTTCAACCCCATCGATGCCAATGCGTTGGTCTGCGAGGCGGTGGAATCCACCGCGGGCTTCGCCAGCAAACTCGGCATCCAGGTCTCGACCAATCTCTGCGGCGAGGACTGCGTGATCAAGGGCGACCGCGGCCGCCTGATCCAGGTGTTGAGCAACCTTCTGTCCAACGCGCTCAAGTTCTCGGACGAAGGCGGCGCGGTGAACGTGAAGGTGGAAGTCCGAGGCTCGCGCGTGCGCATCTCGGTGCACGACGAGGGCACCGGCATCCCCGCCGGCGCATGGGACCGTGTCTTCGGCAAGTTCAGCCAGGTGGATTCCTCCAACATCCGCAAGGTTGGGGGCACCGGCCTCGGGCTCAACATCAGCAAGCAGATCGTGCAGCGCCACAACGCCGTCATCGACTACGTGAGCGAGCTGGGCGTGGGCTCCACCTTCTTCGTGGAGTTCGACCGTCTGAAAGACGAGAACAGCCCCAACCCTGTCTTCAAGCCCCTCGGCAAGGCCGCCTGA
- a CDS encoding N-acyl amino acid synthase FeeM domain-containing protein — MNSQVIETLSRARYKVLTNQDDLEQVYRLRYDCYRAEGSIVANESRLMTDPFDESPNCVHVSVELDGEVFAAVRLHVMSKLTPTSPTLEVFPELMKTIRRGQTALDVTRFVITPAARKQRVPLHFLVLRIPFLATMFYDIDVALAPVRTEHTAFYRRYLGYEIASEPRSYPALKKPIQLLTAKVREQRAAVLKRTPVFGPVSEVPHSNIDFPELADVYVASKSTRFEAA; from the coding sequence ATGAACAGTCAAGTCATCGAAACGCTGTCGCGCGCGCGGTACAAGGTTTTGACCAATCAGGACGACCTAGAGCAGGTCTACCGCCTGCGCTACGATTGCTACCGTGCCGAAGGATCGATCGTCGCGAACGAGAGCCGGCTGATGACCGATCCGTTCGACGAGAGCCCGAACTGCGTCCATGTCTCTGTTGAACTCGACGGCGAGGTTTTCGCGGCCGTCAGGCTCCACGTGATGTCGAAGCTCACGCCCACGTCACCCACGCTGGAGGTCTTCCCCGAGCTGATGAAGACGATCAGGCGCGGTCAGACGGCGCTGGACGTGACCCGTTTCGTGATCACGCCGGCCGCCCGCAAGCAGCGGGTGCCGCTGCACTTCCTTGTCCTCCGCATCCCGTTCCTTGCCACGATGTTCTACGACATCGACGTGGCCCTTGCCCCCGTTCGCACCGAACACACTGCCTTCTACCGGCGCTACCTGGGCTACGAGATCGCCTCCGAGCCGCGCAGCTATCCGGCGCTGAAGAAGCCGATCCAACTGCTGACCGCGAAAGTGCGCGAGCAGCGCGCGGCTGTCCTGAAGCGCACACCGGTTTTCGGGCCCGTCAGCGAAGTCCCGCATTCCAACATCGATTTCCCCGAGCTTGCGGACGTCTACGTCGCCTCCAAAAGCACCCGCTTCGAGGCTGCCTGA